A section of the Ranitomeya imitator isolate aRanImi1 chromosome 7, aRanImi1.pri, whole genome shotgun sequence genome encodes:
- the LOC138646001 gene encoding histone H2B 1.1, whose amino-acid sequence MPEPAKSAPAPKKGSKKAVTKTQKKDGKKRRKSRKESYAIYVYKVLKQVHPDTGISSKAMGIMNSFVNDIFERIAGEASRLAHYNKRSTITSREIQTAVRLLLPGELAKHAVSEGTKAVTKYTSAK is encoded by the coding sequence ATGCCTGAACCTGCCAAGTCTGCGCCTGCGCCcaagaagggctccaagaaagccgtgaccaagactcagaagaaggacggcaagaagcggaggaagagcaggaaggagagctacgccatctacgtgtacaaggtgctgaagcaggtccaccccgacaccggcatctcctccaaggccatgggcatcatgaactccttcgtcaacgacatcttcgagcgcatcgcaggggaagcctcccgcctggctcactacaacaagcgctccaccatcacctcccgggagatccagaccgccgtgcgcctgctgctgcccggagagctggccaagcacgccgtgtccgagggcaccaaggccgtcaccaagtacaccagcgccaagtga